The Streptococcus sp. 29896 genome includes a region encoding these proteins:
- a CDS encoding DUF445 family protein, producing MTDANGAKVTGLTFSSPYAGTSVAGWHTFSYTATDTYDQNHKSSGGTALNAYIRYSLDEDPSTYTVLAELVSKTGTVLESYKIDPGSSATFTYPSTLDSDNSPITITYDTSLATASGIPGGLRFSTSSANVYGTTLVPTYTLNTTYYKTTDGTIIATYSVMTIGGQTVTPSGVRSFVGYDYSTTTHATSTRALTPGTTYMHGKVEEQGTKTLITVIDDQGTIKRSLYYRDPTYTGTVDWNGTDTTGFIKLFETSEIKASTSTSGTNYNTYSTIEPSYTTTTYNGQRIMVFYTSPAKNWRLIGYWSGGSAQGGTQYGRFFFGRQSLDKTGKWGLWQANSSSTGVGDYGTQYGLGNPLSTLVNETTHWYTVDTSESESLSNSNSHSLSESESTSNSESASNSESISNSESLSNSESTSNSESLSNSISESVRESISESVSESISESVSESVSESISESVSESISESVSESVSESISESVSESVSESVSESVSESISESVSESVSESISESVSESISESVSESISESVSESVSESVSESISESVSESVSESISESVSESVSESISESVSESVSESISESVSESISESVSESVSESVSESVSESVSESVSESISESVSESISESVSESISESVSESISESVSESVSESLSESISESVSESISESVSESISESVSESISESVSESISESVSESISESVSESVSESISESISESVSESVSESISESVSESISESVSESISESVSESISESVSESISESVSESISESVSESISESVSESISESVSESISESVSESISESVSESISESVSESVSESVSESISESVSESVSESISESVSESVSESVSESISESVSESISESVSESVSESVSESVSESISESVSESISESVSESVSESVSESISESISESVSESISESVSESVSESISESVSESISESVSESVSESVSESISESISESVSESISESVSESVSESVSESVSESISESVSESISESVSESISESVSESVSESVSESISESISESVSESVSESISESVSESISESVSESVSESISESVSESVSESVSESISESVSESISESISESVSESISESVSESISESISESVSESVSESVSESISESVSESVSESISESVSESVSESISESISESVSESISESVSESISESVSESISESVSESISESVSESVSESISESVSESISESVSESISESVSESVSESISESVSESISESVSESVSESVSESISESVSESVSESISESVSESISESVSESISESVSESVSESVSESISESVSESVSESISESVSESISESVSESISESVSESVSESISESVSESVSESVSESISESVSESISESVSESVSESISESVSESVSESVSESISESISESVSESVSESISESISESISESISESVSESVSESVSESISESVSESVSESVSESISESVSESVSESISESVSESISESVSESVSESISESVSESISESVSESVSESISESVSESISESVSESVSESISESVSESVSESISESVSESISESVSESISESVSESISESISESVSESISESVSESISESVSESISESISESISESVSESTPSQDSQLPRKSAALPSTGEELSSWAGLLGAGLLFGGLYKRRKKDEEEAK from the coding sequence ATGACAGATGCTAACGGGGCGAAAGTGACTGGTTTGACATTTTCATCGCCATATGCTGGTACAAGTGTAGCTGGTTGGCATACATTTAGTTATACAGCAACAGATACTTATGATCAAAACCATAAGAGTTCAGGCGGTACAGCTTTAAATGCTTATATTCGCTATTCATTAGATGAAGATCCAAGTACTTACACAGTACTGGCAGAATTGGTAAGTAAAACTGGTACTGTATTAGAATCTTATAAAATTGATCCTGGATCTAGTGCAACCTTTACTTATCCAAGCACTCTAGATTCTGATAACTCACCAATTACTATTACCTATGACACTTCCTTGGCAACAGCTTCAGGAATTCCTGGTGGATTAAGGTTTAGTACCAGCTCAGCTAATGTATATGGGACTACATTGGTGCCAACATATACACTAAATACCACCTATTATAAAACAACAGACGGTACCATTATTGCTACCTATTCTGTCATGACAATTGGTGGACAAACAGTGACACCATCTGGCGTTCGTTCATTTGTTGGCTATGACTATTCCACGACTACACATGCAACTTCAACCAGAGCTTTGACTCCAGGTACTACCTATATGCACGGTAAGGTTGAAGAACAGGGAACGAAGACCTTGATTACAGTCATTGATGATCAAGGGACAATCAAAAGAAGTTTATATTATCGTGATCCAACCTATACAGGTACAGTTGATTGGAATGGCACAGATACCACTGGATTTATTAAGTTATTTGAAACAAGTGAGATAAAAGCTTCGACTTCAACATCAGGGACTAATTACAATACCTATTCGACTATTGAACCGAGTTATACAACAACTACTTACAATGGTCAACGTATTATGGTCTTCTATACTAGTCCGGCTAAAAATTGGCGCTTAATTGGATACTGGTCAGGTGGCTCAGCCCAAGGTGGGACTCAGTATGGTAGATTCTTCTTCGGTAGGCAGTCTTTAGATAAGACTGGAAAGTGGGGGCTTTGGCAGGCCAATTCTAGTTCGACAGGTGTGGGTGACTATGGGACTCAGTATGGTTTGGGAAATCCATTGTCTACATTGGTTAACGAAACAACGCACTGGTACACGGTTGATACATCTGAGTCTGAATCACTCTCGAATTCAAACTCACATTCATTGTCTGAATCTGAATCAACTTCTAACTCAGAATCAGCATCAAATTCAGAATCCATCTCAAACTCTGAGTCACTGTCTAATTCTGAATCAACATCAAATTCTGAATCACTTTCAAACTCGATTTCTGAATCAGTTAGAGAATCCATTTCAGAGTCAGTATCAGAGTCAATCAGCGAATCCGTTTCTGAGTCAGTGTCTGAATCCATTTCAGAATCAGTATCAGAGTCAATCAGTGAATCCGTTTCTGAGTCAGTGTCTGAATCCATTTCAGAATCAGTTTCTGAATCAGTATCAGAGTCAGTTTCAGAATCTGTATCTGAATCCATTTCAGAGTCTGTATCAGAATCAGTATCAGAATCAATCTCTGAATCAGTATCAGAGTCGATTTCAGAATCGGTATCTGAATCAATCTCTGAGTCAGTATCTGAATCTGTAAGTGAATCCGTCTCAGAATCAATCAGCGAATCAGTATCTGAATCTGTAAGTGAATCAATCAGCGAATCAGTATCAGAGTCAGTATCAGAATCAATTTCTGAATCGGTATCTGAGTCAGTCTCTGAATCCATTTCTGAGTCAGTCTCAGAATCCATTTCAGAATCAGTTTCAGAATCAGTTTCAGAATCAGTTTCTGAATCAGTTTCAGAATCAGTTTCTGAGTCAGTGTCTGAATCAATCTCAGAGTCAGTCTCAGAATCCATCTCAGAGTCAGTTTCTGAGTCCATTTCAGAATCAGTCTCTGAATCAATCTCAGAATCAGTATCAGAGTCAGTTTCTGAATCATTAAGCGAATCCATTTCTGAGTCAGTCTCTGAATCCATTTCTGAATCAGTTTCAGAGTCCATTTCTGAATCCGTCTCAGAATCCATTTCAGAGTCAGTCTCAGAATCCATTTCTGAGTCAGTCTCAGAATCCATTTCTGAGTCAGTAAGTGAATCAGTTTCAGAATCAATTTCTGAATCAATCTCAGAGTCAGTCTCAGAATCCGTCTCAGAATCCATTTCTGAATCAGTCAGCGAATCAATTTCTGAGTCAGTTTCAGAATCAATTTCTGAGTCAGTTTCAGAATCAATTTCTGAGTCAGTTTCTGAATCAATTTCTGAGTCAGTTTCAGAATCAATTTCTGAGTCAGTTTCAGAATCAATTTCTGAGTCAGTTTCAGAATCTATCTCAGAATCCGTTTCTGAGTCAATCTCTGAGTCAGTTTCTGAATCTATCTCAGAATCCGTTTCTGAGTCAATCTCTGAGTCAGTTTCAGAATCAGTATCAGAGTCAGTTTCTGAATCTATCTCAGAATCAGTCAGCGAGTCAGTTTCTGAATCCATTTCAGAATCAGTGTCTGAATCAGTGTCTGAATCAGTATCAGAATCAATCTCTGAATCAGTATCTGAGTCAATCTCTGAGTCAGTTTCAGAATCAGTATCAGAATCAGTATCAGAGTCAGTTTCTGAATCAATTTCTGAATCAGTATCTGAATCAATCTCAGAATCAGTCAGCGAGTCAGTTTCAGAATCAGTATCAGAATCAATCTCAGAATCAATCTCTGAGTCAGTATCAGAATCCATTTCTGAATCAGTATCAGAGTCAGTTTCTGAATCTATCTCAGAATCAGTATCAGAATCTATCTCAGAATCAGTCAGCGAGTCAGTTTCTGAATCAGTATCAGAATCTATCTCAGAATCAATTTCAGAATCAGTTTCTGAATCAATCTCTGAGTCAGTATCAGAGTCAGTTTCAGAATCTGTATCTGAATCAGTATCAGAATCCATTTCTGAATCAGTCAGCGAATCAATTTCTGAGTCAGTATCAGAATCAATCTCAGAATCAGTCAGCGAGTCAGTTTCTGAATCAGTATCAGAATCTATCTCAGAATCAATTTCTGAATCCGTTTCTGAGTCAGTATCAGAGTCCATTTCAGAGTCCGTATCTGAATCCATCTCTGAATCGGTATCTGAGTCAGTCTCTGAGTCAATCTCAGAATCAGTTTCCGAATCAGTCTCAGAGTCAGTCTCAGAATCCATTTCAGAGTCTGTAAGTGAGTCCATCTCAGAATCCATTTCTGAATCAGTCTCAGAGTCAATTTCTGAGTCAGTCTCAGAGTCCATTTCAGAGTCCATTTCAGAGTCAGTTTCAGAATCAGTTTCCGAGTCAGTCTCAGAGTCCATCTCAGAATCCGTTTCTGAGTCAGTCTCAGAATCCATCTCAGAATCAGTATCCGAGTCAGTTTCAGAGTCAATTTCTGAATCAATCTCAGAGTCAGTCTCAGAATCCATTTCTGAGTCAGTTTCTGAATCCATCTCAGAGTCAGTCTCAGAATCCATCTCAGAATCCGTCTCTGAGTCTATCTCAGAGTCAGTAAGCGAGTCAGTCTCCGAATCAATTTCTGAATCCGTCTCTGAGTCCATCTCAGAATCAGTTTCTGAATCAATTTCAGAATCAGTCTCTGAGTCAGTCTCAGAATCCATTTCAGAGTCTGTAAGTGAGTCCATCTCTGAATCAGTATCCGAGTCAGTTTCTGAGTCGGTATCCGAATCCATCTCAGAGTCAGTCTCCGAATCAGTTTCTGAGTCAATCTCTGAGTCAGTAAGCGAGTCAATCTCAGAATCAGTTTCTGAGTCAATTTCTGAGTCAGTAAGTGAATCCGTTTCTGAGTCAGTCTCCGAATCCATTTCTGAATCAGTTTCAGAGTCAGTCTCCGAATCCATTTCTGAATCCGTCTCTGAGTCTATTTCTGAGTCAGTATCAGAATCCATCTCAGAATCCGTTTCTGAGTCAGTCTCTGAGTCAATTTCAGAATCAGTAAGCGAATCCGTTTCTGAGTCGGTATCCGAATCCATTTCTGAGTCAGTATCAGAATCCATCTCAGAATCCGTTTCTGAGTCAGTCTCTGAGTCAATTTCAGAATCAGTAAGCGAATCCGTTTCTGAGTCAGTCTCAGAATCCATCTCAGAATCCATCTCTGAATCAGTATCCGAGTCAGTCTCAGAATCAATTTCAGAGTCCATTTCAGAGTCCATTTCTGAATCCATCTCAGAATCAGTATCAGAATCAGTCTCCGAGTCAGTTTCAGAATCAATTTCAGAATCAGTTTCTGAATCTGTTTCTGAGTCAGTCTCAGAATCCATTTCTGAGTCAGTAAGTGAATCCGTTTCAGAATCAATCTCAGAATCAGTTTCTGAGTCCATTTCAGAATCAGTCTCAGAATCAGTCTCAGAATCCATCTCAGAATCCGTCTCTGAGTCTATCTCAGAGTCAGTAAGCGAGTCAGTCTCAGAATCTATTTCAGAGTCAGTTTCAGAATCCATTTCTGAATCAGTTTCAGAGTCAGTCTCCGAATCAATTTCTGAATCCGTCTCTGAATCCGTCTCTGAGTCCATTTCTGAATCAGTTTCAGAGTCAATCTCAGAATCCGTCTCAGAATCCATTTCTGAGTCAGTATCAGAATCCATCTCTGAATCCATTTCTGAATCAGTATCCGAGTCCATTTCAGAATCAGTCAGCGAGTCAATCTCAGAATCAGTATCTGAATCCATCTCTGAGTCAATCTCTGAGTCAATCTCTGAATCGGTCTCAGAATCAACTCCTTCACAGGATTCACAGCTTCCTCGTAAGTCAGCAGCATTGCCAAGTACAGGTGAGGAGTTGTCATCTTGGGCAGGATTGCTTGGAGCAGGCCTCTTGTTTGGTGGTTTGTACAAACGTCGCAAAAAAGACGAAGAAGAAGCAAAGTAA
- a CDS encoding LPXTG cell wall anchor domain-containing protein has translation MDINSISQSLSLSEHYSESESVSGTEAITPVQQVPSQSLSESVLQALPSTGQESQTSLSLLGGMLLFGLFKKKKQKEEQE, from the coding sequence TTGGATATCAACTCTATTAGTCAGTCGTTATCACTTTCAGAGCACTACTCAGAGTCGGAATCTGTCTCTGGAACTGAAGCGATTACGCCTGTTCAGCAAGTTCCATCTCAATCCCTATCCGAATCTGTGCTCCAAGCCTTGCCAAGCACAGGTCAGGAATCGCAAACCTCCCTCTCCTTGCTCGGAGGAATGCTGTTATTTGGACTATTCAAAAAGAAAAAACAAAAAGAAGAGCAAGAATAA
- a CDS encoding glycosyltransferase family 2 protein, producing MEKVSVIVPVFNAGIYLKQCLDSILDQTYQNIELILVNDGSTDGSASVCEAYRQKDSRVKLVNKAIGGGGVGAARNTALPLVSGDYVLFVDNDDWLEPNHIEYLYQSLKETDADIAVVNFTQFMEETNSFAFHLQAQDYFRQIFSPQEWFKKEYESRFSISQCFTVPWCKLYKAALLDGIVYPEDEKVEDDYTTWKIYLKAERIVYSNTSLYYHRKRQTSVTKTVEISSVFPLKSIEERIAVLSLIGFDIEPELRAYRWRLNLHKDFYLKTGRMQDYQKCMQKISILEKWKR from the coding sequence ATGGAAAAAGTATCAGTCATTGTTCCTGTATTCAATGCGGGTATCTATTTGAAGCAGTGTTTGGATAGTATTTTAGATCAAACCTATCAAAACATTGAATTAATATTGGTGAACGATGGATCAACAGATGGTAGTGCCAGTGTTTGTGAAGCTTATCGTCAAAAAGATAGTCGAGTTAAATTGGTGAATAAGGCAATCGGAGGAGGAGGGGTCGGAGCAGCACGAAATACAGCCCTGCCTCTAGTTAGTGGTGACTATGTTTTATTTGTTGATAATGATGATTGGTTGGAACCGAATCACATTGAATATCTCTATCAGTCGTTGAAAGAGACGGACGCTGATATTGCTGTGGTTAACTTTACTCAATTTATGGAAGAGACCAATTCATTTGCTTTCCACCTGCAAGCACAGGATTATTTTAGGCAGATTTTTAGCCCACAAGAATGGTTTAAAAAAGAGTACGAGAGTCGATTTTCGATCAGTCAATGTTTTACCGTCCCATGGTGCAAATTGTATAAGGCTGCATTGTTAGATGGAATTGTCTATCCGGAGGATGAAAAGGTCGAGGATGACTATACAACTTGGAAAATATACCTAAAGGCTGAGCGAATCGTGTATTCAAACACTAGTTTGTATTATCATCGTAAGCGTCAAACAAGTGTGACCAAGACAGTTGAGATCTCTTCGGTTTTTCCTCTGAAGAGCATTGAAGAACGTATTGCTGTCTTATCATTGATTGGCTTTGATATCGAGCCAGAATTACGAGCCTATAGATGGCGATTGAATCTACATAAGGATTTTTATTTGAAAACTGGTAGGATGCAAGACTATCAAAAATGTATGCAAAAGATTTCAATTTTAGAAAAATGGAAAAGGTGA
- a CDS encoding SP_1767 family glycosyltransferase translates to MRKLEEIRVLPILDSLAYIKEHQSSVVRFGDGEIDVIQGSSIPYQPYDSELAAALKAILTIPSSPELVVCLPDVFQGLERYNSNAQQFWKSHFERYGQFYAQECQSDWYGSTFISRPYIDLVDKEPAAAYFAAIKDLWQGRDILIVEGETSRSGVGNDLFAGADSVSRIVCPSKNAFAKYDDILEAILEHADDKLILLMLGPTAKVLAVDLMQRGYQAIDLGHIDSEYEWFQMKATSKVKLDHKHTAEHNFDTDIQFTEDADYLHSVKAWVGVASQTLQEVSVKEEHEVQAVPALISIIVPVYNVKPYLNRCIDSLLKQTYPHFELILINDGSTDGSAFVLEEYAKKDERIRVIHQENAGVSAARNKGIDSAKGEYITFVDSDDFVEDYYLQHLYDGARESGSDIAATNFTSFNEERQSFLFYHHEGNYFQTVYSIQDWLDLEGNMKNNMHLAFTFSPLKLFKRSLFGDIRYPTGRLREDDATIYKLYLKANQIHFTNEGPYYYSQRPEGLSRSVMLQDITTMISNAEERIALLVALGYNPAAQIDSYVARLKKCQADALYAGQIELYRSISAKLDLMNRFRK, encoded by the coding sequence ATGAGAAAATTAGAAGAAATTCGTGTTTTGCCGATTTTGGATAGCCTTGCTTATATCAAAGAACACCAGTCCTCTGTTGTGCGATTTGGAGATGGAGAAATTGATGTGATTCAGGGGTCTAGCATCCCCTATCAGCCATATGATTCAGAATTAGCGGCAGCCTTAAAAGCTATTTTGACCATTCCAAGTTCTCCGGAATTAGTGGTGTGTTTGCCAGATGTTTTTCAAGGATTGGAACGGTATAACTCAAATGCTCAACAATTTTGGAAGAGTCATTTTGAGCGCTATGGTCAATTTTATGCCCAGGAGTGTCAATCTGACTGGTACGGTTCAACCTTTATCTCGCGTCCCTATATCGACTTGGTGGATAAGGAACCTGCGGCAGCCTATTTTGCGGCCATTAAGGACTTATGGCAGGGGCGAGATATTTTGATTGTCGAAGGTGAAACCAGTCGATCGGGGGTTGGAAACGACCTGTTTGCTGGAGCAGATTCTGTTTCTCGTATCGTTTGTCCATCAAAGAATGCTTTTGCTAAATACGATGACATTCTAGAAGCGATTTTAGAGCATGCAGATGATAAGTTGATCCTTCTGATGTTGGGGCCGACAGCTAAGGTCTTGGCAGTTGATTTGATGCAGAGGGGTTATCAGGCTATTGACTTGGGACACATCGATTCTGAGTATGAATGGTTTCAGATGAAGGCGACATCCAAGGTGAAACTTGACCACAAGCACACTGCTGAGCATAATTTTGATACAGATATTCAGTTTACAGAAGATGCGGACTACCTTCACTCCGTAAAGGCTTGGGTGGGTGTTGCGTCGCAAACTCTACAGGAGGTTTCGGTGAAAGAAGAACACGAAGTGCAAGCAGTACCTGCTTTAATTAGTATTATTGTCCCTGTTTATAATGTAAAGCCTTACTTAAACCGCTGCATTGATTCTTTATTGAAACAGACTTATCCTCATTTTGAATTGATATTAATTAACGATGGCTCGACAGATGGGAGCGCCTTTGTTTTGGAAGAATATGCCAAAAAAGATGAACGTATCCGTGTCATTCACCAGGAAAACGCAGGGGTGTCTGCGGCACGCAATAAGGGGATTGACAGTGCGAAGGGAGAATACATTACCTTTGTCGATTCAGATGATTTTGTAGAAGATTACTATCTCCAGCATCTATATGACGGAGCGAGAGAGTCAGGATCGGATATTGCTGCCACTAATTTCACCTCTTTCAATGAGGAACGGCAGTCTTTCCTTTTTTACCATCATGAAGGAAACTATTTCCAGACGGTTTATTCCATCCAAGACTGGTTGGACTTAGAGGGAAACATGAAAAACAATATGCACCTTGCTTTCACCTTCTCTCCGTTGAAATTATTTAAAAGGTCCTTATTTGGGGATATCCGCTACCCAACAGGTCGTCTCAGAGAAGACGATGCAACGATCTATAAATTGTATTTGAAAGCCAATCAGATCCATTTCACCAATGAAGGTCCCTATTACTATTCACAACGGCCGGAAGGGCTGTCTCGGTCTGTCATGTTGCAGGACATCACGACCATGATCAGTAACGCGGAAGAACGGATTGCGTTATTGGTGGCCTTAGGCTATAATCCGGCAGCCCAGATAGATTCCTATGTAGCTCGCTTGAAAAAATGTCAAGCAGATGCTCTCTATGCAGGTCAGATTGAGCTCTATCGGTCTATTAGTGCTAAGTTAGATTTGATGAATCGATTTAGAAAGTAG